The following DNA comes from Spirulina major PCC 6313.
GCTAGACTAGAACATGAGTAACGCTTCTCAACGGGATCACGGTAGATTGCCTCAGTGCTGAATTCCGTGCTGATCCAGTTTTTGTGTACACGCCAAGATTTATTAGAGAACGACCATGGGACTTTTTGATCGCATTGGGCGAGTTGTCCGCGCTAACCTCAACGATGTGGTTAGTAAGGCGGAAGATCCGGAGAAAATTCTAGAACAAGCGATCCTTGATATGCAGGAGGACTTGGTACAACTGCGGCAGGCTGTGGCGAAAGCGATCGCTGCCCAAAAGCGTACCGAGCAGCAATATAACAAAAATCAAACGGATGCCAACAGTTGGCAACAGCGGGCCCAATTAGCCCTATCCAAAGGGGATGAGGGCCTCGCCCGTGAAGCCCTCCAGCGCAAAAAAGGGAGTGGCGATACAGCAGCCCAGCTTAAACAGCAATTGGATGTTCAAGTCAATCAAGTCCAGACCTTGAAACGGAACTTGATTGCCCTCGAAAGCAAAATTTCTGAGGCCAAAACCAAGAAAGATATGCTCAAGGCACGGGTACAAGCGGCCAGGGCCAACGAACAACTGCAAAGTGCGGTGAGTTCGATGAATACGGGCAGTTCCATGGCGGCGTTTGAGCGGATGGAAGATAAGGTGCTCGAAATGGAGGCGCGATCGCAAGCCAGCTTTGAGCTAGGCGGGGCGGATCTAGAAAGCCAATTCGCCGCCCTCGAAAGTGGCAGCGACGTGGATGCAGAATTGTCCGCCATGAAAGCCCAATTGAGCGGTGCTGCACCCGATCAAGGCGCACTCCCCCCCTCGGACACCCCGAAGGCAAACCCGACAACGGCTCCCATTGATGCGGAACTCGAAGAACTGCGCCGCCAAATGGATCAACTCTGAACCTGGCCGCTATCCCATCCGCTGCCGGAAACGCTAAAGCATAGGGATGTACACCCCTGTACACCCCTGTGCCTCGATCATCGGAAATCGCCATCGCACCACGGTTAAATTTGGCGAAGACCGTTTCGAGGACAGCTTAAGGCGGTGAAAGGCTAGATCCGTGGGCATTGCCCGCCCTTGGAGAGCGTCTTTCTAAAACGGGTAAAGATCAACGATTTGATCCTCAACGATCGCATAACCCCATTCGGGATGTTGGTTAATCTGACGCTTGATCAGGTTGCGGCCGAGTTTGGTGTTATAGGCCTTTTGAAGGAGGTCAAGGCGAGGGGCTTGGGCGGGGACGGGTTCAGGAGTGGAAGCGTTGGGAAGGGCGGTCGGGGTTTGGAGTTGGTTGAGTTTGGCCATGACCTCGGTTTTGGTGATGGCAGGGCGATCGCTGAAGGCTGGGGGTAAATAAGGGGTGGCAACGCCGCGCTGCTGGGCTTGGAGGGCTTCACGGGCGAGGCGATCGCATTTGCGCAAAAACCCATCCCAAAGATCCTGGGCCAAGGTGGGATTCCGCAGATCCGCCCGCGCCCGTGCCACGGCGGCTTCAATGGGTTCGCCCTTGTGACAGTAATATTGCACCCGCTCCTCTTCAAAGGCGGGATAGGCCACACCGGGCTGAATTTCCCAATCCCGCTGCACCTGTTGACTCGATCCCAAGGGTTGGCCCTGACTGAACTCCTCCCAAAACGGCGACCACATCCCTTTTGTGATGCCGTCGATCACCCAAAATTGACTGCGTTCAGGATTGCGATCGCCCCGCGCCACAAAGTAATCAAAGACGGCTTTTTGAAAGGCGGCGAGTTCTTGCTGAGATTGCCACGGGCCGGA
Coding sequences within:
- a CDS encoding PspA/IM30 family protein — translated: MGLFDRIGRVVRANLNDVVSKAEDPEKILEQAILDMQEDLVQLRQAVAKAIAAQKRTEQQYNKNQTDANSWQQRAQLALSKGDEGLAREALQRKKGSGDTAAQLKQQLDVQVNQVQTLKRNLIALESKISEAKTKKDMLKARVQAARANEQLQSAVSSMNTGSSMAAFERMEDKVLEMEARSQASFELGGADLESQFAALESGSDVDAELSAMKAQLSGAAPDQGALPPSDTPKANPTTAPIDAELEELRRQMDQL